A section of the Salmo salar chromosome ssa05, Ssal_v3.1, whole genome shotgun sequence genome encodes:
- the LOC106597909 gene encoding mannan-binding lectin serine protease 2 encodes MLVVSLCLFLLPLCAMSMLSGWVESPGYPRGYPPDASLNWSRCAPPGHTLALTLTHLDMEDSDGCENDALEIFADGKQIALQCGEMSFEDLDSTVNPSLLSSVEGCLSLSFRSDYSNTKRHTGFRGFYMLQDFDECEEDPDNGCTQFCHNYIGGYLCSCRLGYHLDTDGHTCTVSCTEDLSGTLRGVISSPSRPGPYAEHAHCSYILSVEDNLELLLHFTGEFDVEQGPDGQCVDTLMVETSSGTQGPFCGRVPPSPPLRTGSHHARILFNSDGQGSNNGFTIHYRTTTKTCGGIVTSNSTLAPQQSEYHQGDTVTVTCDLGSVLNTGDKEYESTCQRTGEWSPVHRCEPVDCGDPDTSSDEALQLVDKDPSTLFRDKVQFKCESKYYTLEGDAKYICDASGTWTSVKGQEKLPKCIEVCGKTETDISIFGRILGGKKANMGEIPWQLLTKQPKRGGASLINDRWAITAAHVVDGYEESTLTFFGGLIDGIKAKETDPDVAVMVTEKIIIHPDYIKGIAGNERTTYDNDIALIRMSSRVKLGPNVLPICLPEADGRFKEGQQSTVSGWGGTENKDESKMKEKSRYLLYTSVGRYPQSVCEDTPVLPIINKPMVFTENMFCAGGGGTDSCKGDSGGPLFLPMLGSGNKDNRGPYHLRGIVSWGSPCELGKDSKKGYYTKVENYLDWIKMTIEREDQG; translated from the exons ATGCTAGTAGTGAG CCTCTGTCTGTTCCTCCTGCCCCTCTGTGCCATGTCAATGCTCTCGGGGTGGGTGGAGTCTCCAGGCTATCCCCGTGGTTACCCACCTGATGCCAGTCTGAACTGGAGCAGGTGTGCCCCTCCCGGCCACACCCTCGCCCTCACGCTGACACACCTGGACATGGAGGACAGTGACGGCTGCGAGAACGACGCCCTGGAG ATCTTTGCAGATGGAAAGCAGATAGCCCTTCAATGTGGTGAAATGTCATTTGAGGACCTTGATTCTACCGTCAATCCCTCACTCCTTTCCTCCGTGGagggctgcctctctctctcgttccgcTCTGACTACTCCAACACCAAGAGACACACTGGCTTCAGAGGGTTTTACATGCTGCAAG ACTTTGATGAGTGTGAGGAGGACCCAGATAACGGATGTACCCAGTTTTGCCACAACTACATTGGAGGCTACCTCTGCTCCTGTCGCCTTGGTTACCACCTGGACACAGACGGACACACCTGCacag TGAGTTGCACTGAAGACCTGTCCGGCACGCTGCGTGGTGTGATATCCAGTCCGTCTCGGCCCGGCCCGTATGCTGAGCATGCCCACTGCTCCTACATCCTGTCTGTAGAGGACAACCTGGAGCTGCTCCTACACTTCACTGGGGAGTTTGATGTGGAGCAGGGGCCAGACGGACAGTGTGTGGACACACTCATG GTTGAGACTTCCTCTGGGACTCAGGGGCCATTCTGTGGCCGTgtgcctccctcccctcccctccgcaCTGGGTCACACCACGCCCGCATTCTCTTCAACTCTGACGGACAGGGCTCCAACAATGGCTTCACTATCCACTACAGAACCACAA CAAAGACCTGCGGAGGGATTGTGACCTCCAACTCCACCCTGGCCCCACAGCAATCTGAATATCACCAAGGTGACACAGTCACGGTGACTTGCGACCTAGGGAGTGTTCTGAACACa GGTGACAAAGAGTATGAGTCGACATGCCAGAGGACAGGCGAGTGGAGTCCTGTGCACCGCTGTGAAC CTGTGGATTGTGGAGATCCAGACACTTCTAGTGATGAGGCCCTTCAACTGGTGGACAAGGATCCAAGCACTCTGTTTCGTGACAAGGTCCAGTTCAAGTGTGAATCCAAATACTACACACTGGAGGGAGACG CGAAGTACATCTGTGATGCCAGTGGTACGTGGACATCGGTCAAGGGCCAAGAAAAGTTACCAAAGTGCATCGAAG TGTGTGGGAAGACAGAAACAGATATTTCCATCTTTGGAAGAATTTTGGGGGGCAAAAAGGCGAATATGGGAGAGATACCCTGGCAGCTTCTCACTAAACAGCCCAAAAGAGGAGGAGCATCCCTGATCAATGACCGGTGGGCCATCACAGCAGCTCATGTAGTGGATGGCTACGAAGAAAGCACGCTTACATTTTTCGGGGGGCTGATAGATGGGATAAAAGCAAAAGAAACGGATCCTGACGTggctgtcatggtaacagagAAGATTATCATTCACCCTGACTACATTAAGGGCATAGCTGGAAATGAACGCACAACCTACGACAACGACATAGCTCTCATCAGAATGTCTTCCAGGGTGAAGTTAGGGCCCAATGTTCTCCCCATATGCCTGCCTGAGGCTGATGGAAGATTCAAAGAGGGTCAACAGAGCACTGTTTCAGGGTGGGGTGGGACAGAGAATAAAGATGAatccaaaatgaaggaaaaaagcCGCTACTTGCTTTACACATCCGTGGGAAGATACCCCCAAAGTGTGTGTGAGGATACACCTGTGTTGCCTATTATTAACAAGCCAATGGTTTTCACTGAGAACATGTTCTGTGCAGGGGGTGGTGGGACAGATAGCTGCAAGGGGGATAGTGGGGGTCCATTATTTCTCCCTATGCTGGGATCAGGGAACAAGGACAACAGAGGGCCATATCATCTGAGAGGCATTGTGTCCTGGGGTTCCCCTTGTGAACTGGGAAAGGATTCTAAAAAGGGTTACTATACCAAAGTGGAGAATTACTTAGACTGGATCAAGATGACCATAGAGAGAGAAGATCAGGGTTAA